The following coding sequences lie in one Planctomycetota bacterium genomic window:
- the thrC gene encoding threonine synthase — MSDAVYQQCTNPACAATFDAGEVLTACPICGALLDVRYDWDRLPVPTRLKNFDARRMSFDPLDVSGVWRFRELLPFFRDTSDIVTVGEGRTTLQTNDSVACDLKMPHGTLQLQYEGFNPSGSFKDNGMTAAFTHAKRVGAAVVACASTGNTSAALALYASAAGMKALVFVGSGKIAFGKLSQALDYGAMTLQVEGDFDDCLKRVRELAETPDAGVYLMNSVNPFRLEGQKAIMYRILEARGWQVPDWIVVPGGNLGNSSAFGKAFAELFELGLIDRIPRLAIINAHGANTLWQLYEQQGLRWNDGGFDKDVPAALYRGFDAANHKADTVASAIEIGRPVNLPKALRALDIMNGVVREVDDDAILDGRATVARFGFGCEPASGATIAGLRQLLDEGVISRGEQVVCVLTGHELKDPNRTVDYHIGDEPHRWSNAPTSIPNDLDAILKVVQQR, encoded by the coding sequence ATGTCCGACGCCGTCTACCAGCAGTGCACCAATCCGGCCTGTGCCGCGACGTTCGACGCGGGCGAAGTCCTGACCGCCTGCCCGATTTGTGGAGCGCTGCTGGACGTCCGGTACGACTGGGATCGCCTGCCTGTCCCGACACGGCTGAAAAACTTCGACGCGCGCCGGATGTCGTTCGACCCGCTCGACGTCAGTGGCGTCTGGCGATTCCGCGAACTGCTGCCCTTCTTCCGCGACACCAGCGACATCGTCACGGTCGGCGAAGGCCGAACCACGCTGCAAACCAACGACAGCGTCGCCTGCGACCTGAAGATGCCCCACGGCACGCTGCAGCTGCAATACGAGGGCTTCAACCCGTCCGGCTCGTTCAAGGACAACGGCATGACGGCCGCGTTCACCCATGCGAAGCGTGTGGGTGCGGCGGTCGTCGCCTGTGCGTCGACCGGAAACACGTCTGCCGCCTTGGCTTTGTACGCCTCGGCCGCCGGCATGAAGGCACTGGTCTTCGTCGGCAGCGGCAAGATCGCCTTCGGAAAGCTGAGCCAGGCCCTCGACTACGGAGCGATGACGCTGCAGGTTGAAGGCGACTTCGACGACTGCCTGAAACGCGTCCGCGAGCTGGCCGAGACGCCGGATGCGGGCGTTTACCTCATGAACAGCGTCAATCCCTTCCGCCTCGAAGGGCAGAAGGCGATCATGTACCGCATTCTCGAAGCCCGCGGCTGGCAGGTGCCGGACTGGATCGTCGTCCCCGGCGGCAACCTCGGCAACTCGTCCGCCTTCGGTAAAGCCTTCGCCGAGCTGTTCGAGCTGGGCCTGATCGACCGCATTCCGCGACTTGCGATCATCAACGCCCACGGCGCCAACACGCTTTGGCAGCTGTACGAGCAGCAAGGTTTGCGTTGGAACGACGGCGGCTTCGACAAAGACGTGCCGGCGGCGCTTTACCGCGGGTTCGACGCGGCCAATCACAAGGCCGACACCGTCGCCAGCGCCATCGAGATCGGCCGGCCCGTCAATCTGCCCAAGGCGTTGCGAGCGCTGGACATCATGAACGGCGTCGTGCGCGAGGTCGACGACGACGCGATCCTCGACGGCCGGGCGACGGTCGCCCGGTTCGGCTTCGGCTGCGAACCCGCCAGCGGTGCCACGATCGCCGGCCTGCGTCAGCTGCTCGACGAAGGCGTCATCTCCAGAGGCGAGCAAGTCGTGTGCGTCCTTACCGGGCACGAGCTCAAGGACCCGAATCGCACCGTCGACTACCACATCGGGGACGAACCTCACCGCTGGTCGAACGCACCCACGTCCATTCCCAACGACCTCGACGCGATCTTGAAGGTCGTGCAGCAACGCTGA
- a CDS encoding GGDEF domain-containing protein: protein MALMTLSISFALIAGPLVQVHVQTAAFMRQMAVPLAMLALVLLVAIRHEKKWRQTVGQLADVLENVRGGRLPSEQIARLLDGLADKGELTRLAAEVERIVADASEAQQRARRQVAEADRRVNTTTNALEKEIGQLKHQAGRDGLTGLGNRRSLDETLPRFVKTARANMSQLSVIMIDVDRFKELNDTLGHAAGDRMLKEFARLLRGTVRENDAAFRYGGDEFVLLLADVGIDQARATAERLMRLGDDLARPLRGLAHPPGLSCGVSSLSQLPAAACGEDLLKAADADAYRIKRQRRTLRRAA from the coding sequence ATGGCACTCATGACGTTGTCGATCAGCTTCGCCCTGATTGCCGGGCCGTTGGTGCAGGTGCACGTGCAGACGGCAGCGTTCATGCGGCAGATGGCCGTCCCGCTGGCGATGCTGGCGCTGGTTCTGCTCGTCGCGATTCGCCACGAGAAGAAATGGCGTCAAACCGTCGGCCAGCTTGCCGACGTGCTCGAGAACGTCCGCGGCGGACGCCTGCCGAGCGAACAGATCGCCAGACTCCTCGACGGTTTGGCCGATAAAGGCGAGCTCACCCGACTCGCCGCCGAGGTCGAACGCATCGTCGCCGACGCGAGCGAAGCCCAACAGCGTGCCCGCCGACAGGTCGCTGAGGCCGACCGACGCGTCAACACCACAACCAACGCCCTCGAAAAAGAGATCGGCCAGCTCAAGCACCAGGCCGGCCGCGACGGGCTGACCGGTCTCGGCAACCGTCGAAGCCTCGACGAGACGCTGCCACGATTCGTCAAGACGGCCCGCGCCAACATGAGCCAGCTGTCGGTCATCATGATCGACGTCGACCGGTTCAAGGAACTCAACGACACGCTCGGCCACGCGGCGGGCGATCGAATGCTCAAGGAGTTCGCACGCCTGCTTCGCGGCACCGTCCGCGAGAACGACGCGGCCTTCCGCTATGGCGGCGACGAGTTCGTGCTGCTGCTCGCGGACGTCGGCATCGACCAGGCACGGGCGACGGCCGAGCGGCTCATGCGGCTCGGCGACGATCTCGCCAGGCCGCTGCGTGGGCTCGCCCATCCGCCGGGACTCAGCTGCGGCGTGTCGAGCCTGTCGCAATTGCCCGCTGCCGCGTGCGGCGAAGACCTGCTCAAAGCCGCCGACGCCGACGCGTATCGGATCAAGCGACAGCGACGCACGCTTCGCCGTGCGGCCTAG
- a CDS encoding DUF1425 domain-containing protein: protein MQGRWITLGLVAIALLAVSGCRSSQGTNRVVFEEGETDKVVVDKKLDKLVRVQELRVFNERGDTMQPQMRVENMTGRSQSVTYQWVWLEGQYELPESSNTARVLNLEPREQKTITATAPNPAVDGFVLRLNRAN from the coding sequence ATGCAAGGCCGATGGATCACGCTCGGACTGGTCGCGATCGCGCTGCTCGCCGTGAGCGGTTGTCGAAGCAGCCAGGGAACGAATCGCGTCGTCTTCGAGGAGGGCGAGACGGACAAGGTTGTTGTCGACAAAAAGCTCGACAAACTCGTCCGCGTTCAGGAGCTGCGCGTCTTCAACGAACGAGGCGACACGATGCAGCCGCAGATGCGCGTCGAAAACATGACCGGCCGATCGCAGAGCGTGACGTACCAGTGGGTCTGGCTCGAAGGCCAGTACGAGCTGCCCGAGAGCTCCAACACCGCACGCGTCTTGAACCTTGAGCCGCGCGAGCAGAAGACGATCACCGCGACCGCCCCAAACCCGGCCGTCGATGGGTTCGTCCTCCGACTGAATCGGGCCAACTGA